Proteins from a genomic interval of Mycobacteriales bacterium:
- a CDS encoding helix-turn-helix domain-containing protein: MAPTKAPAKVPPKAPATVTRALHKIGEDLATWRRLRRLTVAEVADRAGVGASTVTRLENGGGANLANLLRVARALGVLDMLSVAVDPYSTDIGRVRADEALPERVRHRRST; encoded by the coding sequence GTGGCCCCGACGAAGGCCCCGGCGAAGGTCCCGCCGAAGGCCCCGGCGACGGTCACGCGCGCCCTCCACAAGATCGGTGAGGACCTGGCGACCTGGCGGCGCCTCCGGCGCCTCACCGTGGCTGAAGTGGCCGACCGCGCTGGCGTCGGTGCCAGCACGGTCACCCGGCTCGAGAACGGCGGTGGCGCCAATCTGGCGAATCTGTTGAGGGTCGCCCGGGCGCTCGGTGTGCTCGACATGCTCTCTGTTGCCGTCGACCCGTACTCGACCGACATCGGTCGGGTGCGTGCCGACGAGGCGCTGCCTGAGCGGGTCCGCCACCGGAGGTCCACGTGA
- a CDS encoding vitamin B12-dependent ribonucleotide reductase has translation MTETVNSAPTPRSGGPRKTRGLRLERVYTKPGVHPYDEVTWERRDVVMTNWRDGSINFEQRGVEFPDFWSVNAANIVTTKYFRGAAGSPQREASLRQLIDRVVKAYVSAGVAHGYLGTDEDAEIFDHELTHMLLHQIFSFNSPVWFNVGTSAPQQVSACFILAVEDTMDSILNWYKEEGFIFKGGSGAGVNLSRIRSSRELLSSGGTASGPVSFMRGADASAGTIKSGGATRRAAKMVILDVDHPDVEEFIQTKAREEDKIRVLRDAGYDMDLGGKDIVSAQYQNANNSVRVTDEFMRAVEEGKEFHLRARQDGSKIETVDAKSLFDKMAQAAWECADPGIQYDDTINDWHTSPETGRITASNPCSEYMHLDNSSCNLASLNLMKFLREDDTFDAPTFAKAVEFIITAMDISICFADFPTPAITETTRAYRQLGIGYANLGALLMATGHAYDSEGGRSVAAAITSLMTGTAYKRSAELAAVVGPYQGYARNVDAHKRVMRKHAAANDAVRPSDPDAARILHYATKAWEQGLAIGEKQGWRNAQASVLAPTGTIGLMMDCDTTGIEPDLALVKLKKLVGGGSMQIVNQTVPRALTKLGYQAEQAEAIVEHISEHGNVIDAPGLRPEHYDVFDCAIGERAIGAMGHVRMMASVQPFISGAISKTVNVPESASVADIANIYFQGWKLGLKALAIYRDNCKVGQPLSNARAAKKEVAVDDAPVEHRPTRHRLPKSRHGQTVSFAVGGAEGYMTANAYDDDGLGEIFLKMSKQGSTLAGVMDAFSIAISIALQYGVPLETYVSKFINMRFDPAGMTDDPDVRIAQSVMDYIFRRLALDFLPYERRAELGVFSAEERAAKVVDSSYGPPVAAPEEEIDVETLAQSAPVEAPAPQPPATQSEPGHARGSDGSDAVSSQTAVDAPLCFTCGIKMRPAGSCYVCESCGSTSGCS, from the coding sequence ATGACGGAGACGGTGAACAGCGCGCCCACCCCTCGGAGCGGTGGCCCGCGCAAGACGCGCGGGCTGCGGCTCGAGCGCGTCTACACCAAGCCCGGGGTGCATCCCTATGACGAAGTCACCTGGGAGCGCCGCGACGTCGTCATGACCAACTGGCGCGACGGCTCGATCAACTTCGAGCAGCGCGGTGTCGAGTTCCCCGACTTCTGGTCGGTCAACGCGGCGAACATCGTCACCACAAAATACTTCCGTGGCGCGGCGGGGAGCCCCCAGCGCGAGGCGAGCCTGCGACAGCTCATCGACCGGGTGGTCAAGGCTTACGTGTCGGCCGGCGTCGCGCACGGCTACCTCGGCACCGACGAGGACGCGGAGATCTTCGACCACGAACTCACCCACATGCTCCTGCACCAGATCTTCAGCTTCAACAGCCCGGTCTGGTTCAACGTCGGCACGTCCGCGCCCCAGCAGGTATCGGCCTGCTTCATCCTCGCGGTCGAAGACACCATGGACTCGATCCTCAACTGGTACAAGGAAGAGGGGTTCATCTTCAAGGGCGGCTCCGGTGCCGGGGTGAACCTCTCCCGGATCCGTTCCAGCCGGGAGCTGCTCTCGTCCGGCGGAACCGCCTCCGGGCCGGTCTCCTTCATGCGTGGCGCGGACGCATCCGCCGGCACGATCAAGTCCGGTGGAGCTACCCGTCGGGCCGCAAAAATGGTCATCCTCGACGTGGACCACCCGGACGTCGAGGAGTTCATCCAGACGAAGGCCCGCGAGGAAGACAAGATCCGGGTGCTCCGCGACGCCGGCTACGACATGGACCTCGGGGGCAAGGACATCGTCTCGGCGCAGTACCAGAACGCGAACAACTCGGTGCGGGTCACCGACGAGTTCATGCGAGCGGTCGAGGAAGGTAAGGAGTTCCACCTCCGGGCCCGACAGGACGGCTCGAAGATCGAGACGGTCGACGCCAAGTCCCTGTTCGACAAGATGGCGCAGGCCGCCTGGGAATGCGCCGACCCGGGCATCCAGTACGACGACACCATCAACGACTGGCACACCAGCCCCGAGACCGGTCGGATCACCGCGAGCAACCCGTGCTCCGAGTACATGCACCTCGACAACTCGAGCTGCAACCTGGCGAGCCTCAACCTGATGAAGTTCCTTCGCGAAGACGACACGTTCGACGCGCCCACCTTCGCCAAGGCCGTGGAATTCATCATCACCGCGATGGACATCTCGATCTGCTTCGCGGACTTCCCAACTCCGGCGATCACCGAGACGACCCGGGCATACCGACAGCTCGGCATTGGCTACGCCAACCTCGGCGCGCTGCTGATGGCCACCGGCCACGCCTACGACTCCGAGGGTGGGCGATCTGTCGCCGCCGCGATCACCAGCCTGATGACGGGAACCGCCTACAAGCGGTCCGCCGAGCTGGCCGCCGTGGTCGGCCCCTACCAGGGCTACGCACGCAACGTCGACGCCCACAAGCGGGTCATGCGCAAGCACGCCGCCGCCAACGACGCGGTCCGTCCCTCCGACCCGGACGCGGCGCGCATCTTGCACTACGCCACGAAAGCCTGGGAGCAGGGACTAGCGATCGGGGAGAAGCAAGGGTGGCGCAACGCTCAGGCGAGCGTGCTGGCGCCGACCGGGACGATCGGCCTGATGATGGACTGCGACACAACCGGGATCGAGCCCGATCTCGCGCTGGTCAAGCTCAAGAAGCTGGTCGGCGGCGGATCGATGCAGATCGTCAATCAGACCGTCCCGCGGGCTCTGACAAAGCTCGGCTACCAGGCCGAGCAGGCAGAGGCGATCGTCGAGCACATCTCGGAGCATGGCAACGTCATCGACGCGCCCGGATTGCGTCCTGAGCACTACGACGTGTTCGACTGCGCGATCGGCGAGCGTGCGATCGGGGCCATGGGTCACGTGCGGATGATGGCCTCCGTGCAGCCGTTCATCTCCGGCGCCATCAGCAAGACCGTGAACGTCCCGGAATCGGCGAGCGTCGCGGACATCGCCAACATCTACTTCCAGGGCTGGAAGCTCGGCCTCAAGGCATTGGCTATCTACCGGGACAACTGCAAGGTAGGTCAGCCATTGTCGAACGCCCGGGCGGCGAAGAAAGAGGTTGCGGTCGACGATGCGCCGGTCGAGCACCGTCCGACTCGGCACCGGCTGCCGAAGAGCCGGCACGGGCAGACCGTGTCCTTCGCGGTCGGCGGCGCCGAGGGCTACATGACGGCTAACGCCTACGACGACGACGGACTCGGCGAGATCTTCCTCAAGATGTCGAAGCAGGGCTCCACCCTGGCCGGCGTAATGGACGCGTTCTCCATCGCCATCTCGATCGCCCTTCAGTACGGCGTGCCGCTCGAAACCTACGTCAGCAAGTTCATCAACATGCGCTTCGACCCGGCCGGGATGACCGACGACCCGGACGTGCGGATCGCCCAGTCGGTAATGGACTACATCTTCCGCCGGCTCGCACTCGACTTCCTGCCCTATGAGCGGCGGGCTGAACTCGGTGTGTTCAGTGCCGAGGAGCGGGCGGCCAAGGTCGTCGACTCCTCCTACGGGCCGCCCGTGGCAGCCCCCGAAGAGGAGATCGACGTCGAAACGCTGGCCCAGTCGGCCCCGGTCGAGGCGCCGGCGCCGCAGCCGCCGGCGACGCAGTCCGAGCCCGGCCACGCCCGCGGGTCGGACGGCTCGGACGCGGTCAGCTCGCAGACCGCGGTGGACGCGCCGCTGTGCTTCACCTGCGGTATCAAGATGCGGCCGGCCGGAAGCTGCTACGTCTGCGAGTCGTGCGGCAGCACGAGCGGCTGCAGCTGA
- the nrdR gene encoding transcriptional regulator NrdR, with translation MYCPFCRYPDSRVVDSREADDGTAVRRRRSCPECGRRFTTVETASLSIIKRSGVSEPFSRTKVVDGVRKACSGRPVSEAELALLAQRVEDEVRSSGCAELPSNQVGLAILAPLRELDEVAYMRFASVYRSFDSLADFEAEIADLKAGHPNREEAHHLDAFGGIHDPAPPSVQLSHAGT, from the coding sequence ATGTACTGCCCGTTCTGCCGGTACCCGGACAGCCGGGTCGTCGACAGCCGAGAGGCCGATGACGGCACGGCGGTACGCCGGAGGCGCTCCTGCCCGGAATGCGGCCGCCGATTCACCACCGTGGAGACCGCGAGCCTGTCGATCATCAAGCGCAGCGGGGTCAGCGAGCCGTTCAGCCGCACCAAGGTCGTCGATGGCGTCCGCAAAGCCTGTTCCGGGCGGCCGGTTTCCGAAGCCGAACTGGCGCTGCTCGCTCAGCGGGTCGAGGACGAGGTCCGCTCGTCCGGCTGTGCCGAGCTGCCGTCGAACCAGGTGGGGCTCGCCATCCTCGCTCCGCTCCGGGAGCTCGACGAGGTCGCCTACATGCGGTTCGCGTCGGTCTACCGCTCTTTCGACTCCCTGGCCGACTTCGAGGCGGAAATCGCCGACCTCAAGGCTGGGCACCCCAACCGCGAGGAGGCGCACCACCTGGACGCCTTCGGCGGGATCCATGATCCGGCGCCGCCCTCGGTGCAACTGTCCCACGCCGGTACCTGA
- a CDS encoding LysM peptidoglycan-binding domain-containing protein: MAHLSDQIDPPRPEGRLRLTRRGRVTIVAAAMLGLFAFFSLGRVSLQAATGPGRAPQLRHLVVTSGQTLWEIANQVAPDSDPRATVDELMALNHLGRPQLVPGEVLVLPPSQ, encoded by the coding sequence ATGGCACACCTGTCAGACCAGATCGATCCGCCCCGCCCGGAAGGCCGGCTCCGGCTGACCCGTCGAGGCAGGGTCACGATCGTGGCCGCTGCGATGCTCGGCCTGTTCGCCTTTTTCTCGCTCGGCCGGGTCTCGTTGCAGGCTGCCACCGGTCCGGGCCGGGCCCCGCAGCTGCGTCACCTCGTCGTGACCTCCGGTCAGACGCTCTGGGAGATCGCGAACCAGGTTGCCCCGGATTCCGATCCGCGGGCCACCGTGGACGAGCTGATGGCGCTCAATCACCTGGGGCGTCCGCAGCTGGTACCGGGCGAGGTGCTGGTCCTGCCGCCGTCGCAGTAA
- the lexA gene encoding transcriptional repressor LexA — MRDFPDAAPDATGLTARQRRILDVIREAVARRGYPPSVREIGEAVGLTSSSSVAHQLAALERKGYLRRDPNRPRAVEVRAPRPVAPGLQDSVDQTDSGDARPTPAYVPVVGRIAAGGPILAEQVVEDVFPLPRQLVGEGTLFLLQVRGDSMIDAAIADGDWVVVRQQPVADNGDIVAAMIDGEATVKTYRRRDGHAWLIPHNAAYEPIPGDEATILGRVTAVLRRV; from the coding sequence GTGCGCGACTTCCCCGACGCAGCGCCCGACGCCACCGGTCTGACAGCTCGCCAGCGGCGCATTCTCGACGTCATCCGGGAGGCGGTGGCCCGACGCGGCTATCCACCGTCAGTGCGCGAGATCGGCGAGGCCGTGGGCCTGACAAGCAGCTCGTCGGTGGCTCACCAGCTAGCCGCGCTGGAGCGCAAGGGCTACCTGCGTAGGGATCCGAACCGGCCTCGGGCGGTCGAGGTGCGCGCTCCCCGTCCCGTGGCGCCCGGTCTCCAGGACTCCGTCGATCAGACGGACAGCGGGGACGCCCGTCCCACGCCCGCCTATGTGCCCGTGGTCGGTCGCATTGCCGCCGGTGGCCCGATCCTCGCCGAACAGGTCGTCGAGGATGTCTTCCCGCTGCCCCGGCAGCTGGTCGGCGAGGGCACGCTATTCCTCCTCCAGGTCCGCGGCGACTCGATGATCGACGCAGCGATCGCGGATGGGGACTGGGTCGTGGTCCGCCAGCAGCCGGTCGCGGACAACGGGGACATCGTCGCTGCGATGATCGACGGCGAAGCCACGGTCAAGACCTACCGGCGACGCGACGGGCATGCCTGGCTGATCCCACATAACGCGGCATATGAGCCGATTCCGGGCGACGAGGCCACCATCCTCGGGCGTGTGACGGCGGTTCTGCGCCGGGTGTAG
- a CDS encoding IS1595 family transposase produces the protein MAKQDLAVPDQAARLGTDGAAYLMLEGLRWGGKPDGCPHCGGIGRCFYLNPNNGVSRKTRTGKMSERRVWKCGHCRKQFSVLTGTIFHGSKISLRTWLLVIFEMCASKNGVSAREIERKYDVTAKTAWFLTMRIREAMRREPLAGLLTGTVPGR, from the coding sequence ATGGCTAAGCAAGACCTTGCGGTGCCCGATCAGGCCGCCCGGCTCGGCACCGACGGCGCCGCCTACCTCATGCTCGAGGGATTGCGCTGGGGCGGCAAGCCAGACGGCTGCCCCCACTGCGGCGGGATCGGGCGCTGCTTCTACCTCAACCCCAACAACGGTGTGTCCCGCAAGACCCGCACCGGCAAGATGTCCGAGCGGCGGGTCTGGAAGTGCGGGCATTGTCGCAAGCAGTTCTCCGTGCTCACCGGGACGATCTTTCACGGCAGCAAGATCAGCTTGCGTACGTGGCTGCTGGTGATCTTCGAGATGTGCGCGTCCAAGAACGGAGTGAGCGCCCGGGAGATCGAGCGCAAGTACGACGTGACCGCGAAGACCGCGTGGTTCCTAACCATGCGTATCCGCGAGGCCATGCGCCGCGAGCCACTAGCCGGGCTGCTGACGGGGACCGTGCCGGGCCGGTGA
- a CDS encoding excisionase family DNA-binding protein — protein MAAELLRASEAARRLGIPTRDLLRLVHERKIRFVMVDGIAHVPAEALAEYRTKAS, from the coding sequence ATGGCCGCTGAGTTGCTGCGTGCCAGCGAGGCAGCTCGTCGATTGGGGATCCCGACGCGCGACCTGTTGCGCCTGGTTCATGAGCGGAAGATTCGCTTCGTGATGGTCGACGGCATTGCGCACGTGCCTGCTGAGGCGCTTGCCGAGTACCGGACAAAGGCATCCTAG
- the hflX gene encoding GTPase HflX → MTQPGGAGIHEFDDSLDLDERRALRRIPGITTELQDVSEVEYRQLRLERVVLIGVWTSGTLLDAEHSMQELKALAETAGSLVLDGLVQRRAKPDPATYVGSGKAKELRDVVVSVGADTVVCDGELTPGQLRQLEAVVKVKVIDRTALILDIFAQHATSREGKAQVELAQLSYLLPRLRGWGEALSRTGGGIGTRGPGETKIETDRRRIRTRVARLRKELAGIQTTRDVKRQERRRHEVPSVAIAGYTNAGKSSLLNRLTGAGVLVENALFATLDPTVRKVETNDGRTFTLTDTVGFVRHLPHQLVEAFRSTLEEVAQADLIVHVVDGSDVDPEGQITAVHEVLSEIGATDVPELVVVNKLDITDPLVAARLRRIAPDAVFVSARSGEGVPELLAALSGRLPRPEIDVEALVPYSRGDLVSRVHSEGEVQETRFEPDGTWLAARVGPGLAAALAEFPA, encoded by the coding sequence ATGACCCAACCGGGTGGTGCGGGGATTCACGAGTTCGACGACAGCCTCGACCTCGACGAGCGACGGGCGTTGCGCCGCATCCCGGGTATCACGACCGAGCTTCAGGACGTCAGCGAGGTCGAGTACCGCCAGCTGCGACTCGAGCGGGTCGTGCTGATCGGGGTTTGGACGTCAGGCACGCTGCTCGACGCCGAACACTCCATGCAGGAGCTCAAGGCGCTGGCCGAGACCGCGGGTTCGCTGGTTTTGGACGGACTCGTGCAGCGGCGAGCCAAGCCCGACCCGGCTACCTACGTCGGGTCTGGCAAGGCCAAGGAGTTGCGCGACGTGGTCGTCTCGGTGGGCGCTGATACGGTCGTGTGCGATGGGGAGCTCACCCCCGGTCAGCTGCGCCAACTCGAGGCCGTCGTCAAGGTCAAAGTGATCGACCGGACCGCCCTGATCCTCGACATCTTCGCCCAACATGCGACCAGCCGCGAAGGCAAAGCCCAGGTGGAGTTGGCACAGCTGTCCTACCTGCTGCCGCGCCTGCGCGGTTGGGGCGAAGCGCTGAGCCGCACCGGTGGTGGGATCGGCACCCGGGGGCCCGGGGAGACGAAAATCGAAACCGACCGGCGTCGGATCCGCACACGTGTCGCTCGCCTGCGAAAGGAGCTCGCTGGTATCCAGACCACCCGCGACGTCAAGCGCCAGGAGCGTCGACGCCACGAAGTCCCCTCCGTGGCGATAGCCGGTTACACCAACGCCGGCAAGTCCTCGCTGCTCAACCGGCTCACCGGCGCGGGTGTGCTGGTCGAGAACGCACTTTTCGCGACCCTCGATCCCACGGTGCGCAAGGTGGAGACCAATGACGGCCGGACGTTCACGCTGACCGACACGGTCGGCTTCGTCCGGCACCTGCCACATCAGCTGGTCGAGGCTTTCCGTTCCACGCTCGAGGAGGTTGCCCAGGCGGACCTCATCGTGCATGTCGTGGACGGCTCCGACGTCGATCCGGAGGGCCAGATCACCGCTGTCCACGAGGTGCTCAGCGAGATCGGCGCTACGGACGTGCCGGAGTTGGTGGTGGTCAACAAACTAGACATCACCGACCCGCTGGTCGCCGCTCGGCTGCGCCGGATCGCCCCGGACGCGGTGTTCGTGTCGGCGCGTTCGGGCGAAGGCGTGCCCGAGCTATTGGCCGCGCTGAGCGGACGTCTTCCCCGTCCGGAGATCGACGTGGAAGCCCTGGTGCCTTATTCGCGTGGCGATCTGGTCTCGCGGGTCCACTCCGAGGGTGAGGTACAGGAGACGCGTTTCGAACCGGATGGCACCTGGCTGGCCGCCCGGGTGGGCCCGGGGTTGGCTGCGGCGCTTGCCGAGTTCCCGGCCTGA